One window of Geotoga petraea genomic DNA carries:
- the glgP gene encoding alpha-glucan family phosphorylase produces the protein MDFLNKVTVVPSLPEKIKGLKDLSKNMWWTWNYDSQELFEEIDSDLWKKVNRNPVIFLKQVSQKKLEAKSNNKKFFEKYEKVMKKFNQYLNEKNTWFNATHKDYPQGEIAYFCAEYGIHESLPIYSGGLGILAGDHVKSASDLGLPFVAVGFLYREGYFIQQIDKNGQQQSHYEKFDFSNFPVEPAKDSNGDELYVNIKILGRSVYVKVWKLNVGRVSLYLLDTDIKQNDPEDRKLTHRLYGGDHEMRIKQEMLLGIAGVRVLREMGINPSVWHMNEGHAAFLGLERVKEYVQQENLTFKEALEATRAGSVFTTHTPVPAGNDTFDFNLIEKYFSDYWPTLEATRDEFFDLGREQRPDGSQAFSMTILALKMAGRANGVSELHGKVSRGLWKHVWDGLEAVEVPISHVTNGVHSETWIAKELQDLFAEELNKNWVSELDDPDMWAKIDKIPDEKLWNTHVELKGKLVDFIHERVKAQRARHGETVEQLQEIKTIGDKNILTIGFARRFATYKRATLIFRDLERLEKILNNPEKPVQIVFAGKAHPADKPGQELIKRIYEISRMPQFKDKIIILENYDMNMARHLVSGVDIWLNNPRRPHEASGTSGEKAGMNGAMNFSVLDGWWVEGYNGEEKNKNGWAIGDNRDYEDTDLQDRIDSVSIYNTLENEIIPTYYSEDKSKWVKIMKNSISSVAEFFNTSRMVKEYTQKLYMPAAEQGNKFNKDGFRVTKDFAHWRDLLERNWQSIKIKVLTEHNTDEQLEVGKELNIEAEVYLPGIGPDSIDPEIVLARIQENEVTNLKTFKMKLIKEAQKDTYIFKGSFEIDERGYYGYNVRISASHPYMPHKNYLMGLVKHPAF, from the coding sequence ATGGATTTTTTAAACAAAGTTACAGTGGTCCCAAGTTTACCAGAGAAAATCAAAGGATTAAAAGATTTATCAAAAAATATGTGGTGGACTTGGAATTATGACTCTCAAGAACTTTTTGAGGAAATTGATTCTGATTTATGGAAAAAAGTAAACAGAAATCCAGTAATTTTTTTAAAACAAGTGAGTCAAAAAAAGCTTGAAGCAAAATCAAATAATAAAAAGTTTTTTGAAAAATATGAAAAAGTGATGAAAAAATTTAATCAATACCTCAATGAAAAAAACACATGGTTCAATGCAACCCACAAAGACTATCCACAGGGAGAAATTGCATATTTTTGTGCAGAATACGGTATTCATGAATCTTTACCAATCTATTCTGGTGGATTAGGTATTTTGGCAGGAGATCATGTTAAATCAGCAAGTGATTTAGGATTGCCTTTTGTTGCTGTAGGATTTTTATACAGAGAGGGCTATTTTATTCAACAAATAGATAAAAATGGGCAACAACAATCACATTATGAAAAATTTGATTTTTCAAATTTTCCAGTAGAACCTGCAAAAGATTCTAACGGAGACGAACTATACGTTAACATCAAGATATTAGGGAGATCTGTATATGTAAAAGTTTGGAAATTAAATGTTGGAAGAGTATCTTTATATTTATTAGACACAGATATAAAACAAAATGATCCAGAAGATAGAAAACTAACTCATAGATTGTATGGTGGAGACCATGAAATGAGAATCAAACAAGAAATGCTCCTTGGCATAGCTGGTGTTAGAGTTTTAAGAGAGATGGGAATAAACCCTTCCGTTTGGCATATGAATGAAGGCCACGCAGCTTTCTTGGGACTTGAAAGGGTAAAAGAATATGTTCAACAAGAAAATCTAACTTTCAAAGAAGCCTTAGAAGCAACGAGAGCTGGTTCAGTATTCACAACACACACTCCAGTTCCAGCAGGAAATGATACCTTTGATTTTAATTTAATAGAAAAATATTTTAGTGATTATTGGCCAACATTAGAAGCGACCAGAGATGAATTTTTTGACCTTGGTAGAGAACAAAGGCCTGATGGATCTCAAGCTTTTTCAATGACTATTTTAGCCTTAAAAATGGCTGGTAGAGCAAATGGAGTTTCTGAACTTCACGGAAAAGTATCAAGAGGCCTTTGGAAACATGTTTGGGATGGCCTTGAGGCTGTAGAAGTACCTATATCTCACGTAACCAATGGAGTTCACAGTGAAACTTGGATTGCAAAAGAGTTACAAGATCTTTTTGCTGAAGAATTAAACAAAAATTGGGTTTCTGAATTAGATGATCCAGACATGTGGGCAAAAATAGACAAAATCCCTGATGAAAAATTATGGAATACCCACGTTGAATTAAAAGGAAAATTAGTTGACTTCATACATGAAAGAGTAAAAGCTCAAAGAGCCAGACATGGTGAAACTGTTGAGCAATTACAAGAAATCAAAACAATAGGAGATAAAAATATCCTAACAATTGGATTTGCAAGAAGATTTGCAACTTATAAGAGAGCTACTTTGATATTTAGAGACTTGGAAAGATTGGAAAAAATTTTAAACAACCCTGAAAAACCAGTTCAAATAGTTTTTGCTGGTAAAGCACATCCAGCGGATAAACCAGGACAGGAATTAATAAAAAGAATTTATGAAATTTCAAGAATGCCTCAATTTAAAGACAAAATAATAATTTTAGAGAATTATGATATGAATATGGCTAGACATCTTGTTTCAGGGGTAGACATCTGGTTGAACAACCCAAGGAGACCTCATGAAGCTTCTGGTACTTCTGGAGAAAAAGCTGGAATGAACGGAGCTATGAATTTCTCAGTTCTTGACGGTTGGTGGGTAGAAGGATACAATGGTGAAGAAAAAAATAAAAATGGTTGGGCCATAGGTGATAATAGAGATTATGAAGATACCGACTTACAAGATAGAATAGATAGTGTTTCCATATACAATACCTTAGAAAATGAAATTATACCAACTTATTACTCAGAAGATAAATCAAAATGGGTAAAAATAATGAAAAATTCTATTTCTTCTGTTGCTGAATTCTTCAATACATCAAGAATGGTTAAGGAATACACTCAAAAATTGTACATGCCCGCTGCGGAGCAAGGAAATAAGTTTAATAAAGATGGATTCAGAGTTACAAAAGATTTTGCTCATTGGAGAGATTTATTGGAAAGAAATTGGCAGTCAATTAAGATTAAAGTATTAACCGAACATAATACCGATGAACAATTAGAAGTGGGTAAAGAATTAAATATAGAAGCAGAAGTTTATTTACCAGGAATTGGACCTGATTCAATTGATCCGGAAATTGTGTTGGCAAGAATTCAAGAAAACGAAGTTACTAATTTAAAAACATTTAAAATGAAACTCATTAAAGAAGCACAAAAAGACACCTATATTTTTAAAGGATCATTTGAAATTGATGAAAGAGGATACTATGGCTACAATGTCAGAATTTCTGCAAGCCATCCATACATGCCACATAAAAATTATTTAATGGGATTAGTTAAACACCCGGCATTTTAA
- the pyrR gene encoding bifunctional pyr operon transcriptional regulator/uracil phosphoribosyltransferase PyrR, which produces MNIKKKIMEEKDIKRTLMRLSHEITEKHKGVENVILAGIKTRGAFIAERIKENLIKIENFEVPVIKLDVTPFRDDEKKSDTDTSEFNINVNNKIVILVDDVLFTGRTIRAAMDAIISRGRPSQIELLVLVDRGHREFPIKANFIGKNLPTSKDNEAVEVKMAEIDEYPEEGVYIYDNV; this is translated from the coding sequence ATGAATATAAAAAAGAAAATTATGGAAGAAAAAGACATTAAAAGAACACTCATGCGACTTTCCCATGAAATAACAGAAAAACATAAAGGCGTTGAAAACGTAATTTTAGCTGGAATAAAAACTCGAGGGGCGTTCATTGCTGAAAGAATAAAAGAAAATTTGATTAAAATTGAAAATTTTGAAGTACCCGTTATTAAATTAGACGTTACTCCTTTTAGAGATGATGAAAAAAAATCTGATACGGATACTTCAGAATTTAATATTAATGTAAACAATAAAATTGTAATATTAGTAGATGATGTTCTTTTTACCGGAAGAACAATTAGAGCTGCAATGGATGCAATTATTTCAAGAGGAAGGCCTAGTCAAATAGAATTGCTTGTATTAGTAGATAGAGGACATAGAGAGTTCCCTATAAAAGCTAATTTTATTGGGAAAAATCTTCCTACATCGAAAGACAATGAAGCAGTAGAAGTGAAAATGGCTGAAATCGATGAATATCCTGAAGAAGGGGTATATATTTACGATAACGTTTAA